The Chloroflexi bacterium ADurb.Bin180 genome segment GTTCACCAGGGCAGAGAACCTGCCGCCGCGAGCAAGCGCAATGAATACCGCGGCGACCACGGCCAGAAGCAGGATCATGCTATCCCTCTTGGCCAACGTCCTGTGGCTATTGGCAGCATGTCAGGCCTGCGCCGGCCTGCTCATCCACCAGCCCCGCTACCACCGCTGAAGGCCAAAGGCGCGCCGCTTGCCAGCGCCAGTGCGGCGATGACCAGCAAAGCCCAGATCAGGCGGGCGGTGTTCGAGTTGACGAGCTCATAGACTGCGGGCATGAACCTCTTCATTTCAATTCCTCCCAACTGTGATTTCGCTCGCCTGCACCAACGTGCAGCGAAAGCATGCACCTGTATACCATGTCCTGCTATAGCAAGTGCTAAAAAAGTGCTATGGCAGATGGTTGAAAGAGAGAATCAGTGCGCTGGAAGGCGCCCCTGGAGGATCTGTTCGTAGGTCGAGGTTGTTTCTGCAGAAGGTCCGGTGCCGAGGTCTTCCTCCAGGAGTCTGGCGAGCCGCTGGTAGGTCTTGAGCGCGGCGTTGCGCTCCCCGTTGAGAGCCTGACAGCGCATAATGCCGCGGTAGGCGGCCTCCTGATAGCTGTCCTTGTCCACAATTTGTTGGTAGTAGCGCATAGCCGCCGCCCGTTCTCCCCGCTCGAGTCGATAGTCCCCCAGACGTTGCAAGGCTGAGATGTACCGTTGTTGCAGCTCTTCCTTCTTGAAGAGACACCACTCGCCGGTGGGCGACAGGTCCTGAAGAAAGTCCCCGCCATAAACCGTCGTTGCCGCCTCCAGGTGCCGGGCCGCTTTGGCCGGTTCAGTGTTCCAGGCAGCGATGCCTTTCTTGTAGGCTCGCTCGAACTCGTCCACGTCGAACCAAAAGTTGACGCGGCGATTGAAAAAGTAGGACTCTTGCTCGTACTTGACGCAGTCGGCCTGTCCCAGTGCCCGCCTCAAGCGGTACAGAGTCACGTGGAACGAGGCACGGAGCTTGGCTGGCGACAGGTCCGGCCAGAGGTCGCGCCCGATTTGCTCCTTGGTCCGTGTGCGATGGCACAACAGGTAATAGAGCAGCTCCTTGGGCTTGGTCATGCCCCATTCAGCGTTTGGAATCTGCGCGTTGCCGCGCAGGATGCGGTGATCGCCGAGCGCATACACACGGAGGACGGGCAGGATCGCCTCGGCTGGTCGGGCCTCCGTTTCGCTCGGCGCGCTCACCCTGGCGTCGAACCGCTTGAGCAGCGAGCTGATCAGCGCACCTCCTATCCCACTGCGTACGGCGAACTCGACCACCGGCCTTGTCTCGCGGAGCACCGGCAGGAGGAACTCGTCGTAGCCAAGGTGCAGCAGGCACTCCATCACCGTGTTCACGTTCTCCAGCGCCAGGGGGAACTGACCGGCCAGGTAGTTGGTGTGCGCCAGGTAGAGGCTGGCCTTGGCCAGCTCGCGCTGGGCGCTGCTCTGCGCAAAGACCTCACACGCCGGCACGAGATACTCACGAGCCTGTGGCAGGTTGCCTTGCTGATAGCTGATCACTCCCAGTGACGTCCTGTACAGGCCGATTTCGTAGGTAGAATCGCGCTCCCTGGCATCCTCGTAAGCCTGTCGCACCAGTTCCAGTGCCTGGGTATAGTCGCCTTTCAGGCGATGCGTGTTGCCCATCGCATCCAGCAAGTAGCAGATCAGGGAAGCATCCCGAGCCTGGCGTGCTGCGTCGAGACCCTCCTGGTAGGCGGCCAGTGCCTCAGCAAGCCTGCCCTGGTCCTGGTGAACGTCGCCCATGCCCGCTAGGATGTAGGCCCGGGAACGGTCGAGGCCGGCCTTCTTGGCTCTGCTGAGACCATCCTCGTACAGCTCCAGGGCCTCCGCGTATTCACCGCGATAGTAATGACCCACCGCAATGTTGTTGATGGTCAGAGCTGCCATGCCGATGTTGCCAATCTGTTCCCAGAGGTCGAGCGCCTGCCGGAAATGCGACTCGGAACCGGTCAGGTTTCCCACCCAGCGCAGGATCACGCCCAGGTCGTTGTGCACGTGGGCGATGTTGGTCAAGTAA includes the following:
- the pknK gene encoding Serine/threonine-protein kinase PknK, whose translation is MPDQAPLFVTQILTPKKRPDLLRRPRLVDFIHDHIDRKLILISASAGYGKTSLLIDYVHDTDLPVCWLSVTQSARDPRVFLEYLIAAISHHFPQFGHDSLRLLQSPDSTADLSLFVGSLVNEIYETIPDYFVVAIDDYHLVDSSRSVNQVVDTLVQHLPENCHFIISSRSIPTLTPRGLALLTARQQIAGLGVKELRFTAEEIQSLLSQNYGQHLPDRAAQELAEKSEGWITGILLTTHTMWKGLFEGVIRIQGSDSRVYDYLASEVLNEQPAALRKFLLSTSVLEEMSPVLCDEMLGQSGSRETLKLLEDRNLFVTRLERDEERWYRYHHLFREFLQTRLQEEHPEQIRDLHLRAAEALRTNHQAEQAVAHFLAASDYQRATDAVLEIANPTYDSGKLETLAGWLDALPADMVQSRPHLLFLRAKIYSDVGKLERAAALFEQARAAFKTLGDAIGQAQTLVHQSAGLHIGGDFRRAISACRDALALVEGSEQTTEVIELVASAHRQIGICLASLGSLAEGEAELRIALAVYERTGYLTNIAHVHNDLGVILRWVGNLTGSESHFRQALDLWEQIGNIGMAALTINNIAVGHYYRGEYAEALELYEDGLSRAKKAGLDRSRAYILAGMGDVHQDQGRLAEALAAYQEGLDAARQARDASLICYLLDAMGNTHRLKGDYTQALELVRQAYEDARERDSTYEIGLYRTSLGVISYQQGNLPQAREYLVPACEVFAQSSAQRELAKASLYLAHTNYLAGQFPLALENVNTVMECLLHLGYDEFLLPVLRETRPVVEFAVRSGIGGALISSLLKRFDARVSAPSETEARPAEAILPVLRVYALGDHRILRGNAQIPNAEWGMTKPKELLYYLLCHRTRTKEQIGRDLWPDLSPAKLRASFHVTLYRLRRALGQADCVKYEQESYFFNRRVNFWFDVDEFERAYKKGIAAWNTEPAKAARHLEAATTVYGGDFLQDLSPTGEWCLFKKEELQQRYISALQRLGDYRLERGERAAAMRYYQQIVDKDSYQEAAYRGIMRCQALNGERNAALKTYQRLARLLEEDLGTGPSAETTSTYEQILQGRLPAH